One Catalinimonas alkaloidigena DNA window includes the following coding sequences:
- the plsY gene encoding glycerol-3-phosphate 1-O-acyltransferase PlsY, whose translation MLSILFIVLGAIAAYLIGSFPTAVWLGEGYYGIDVRHYGSGNAGATNTFRVLGKKAGTIVMLLDITKGFTAAQLASILALMGWVNADFLTFYKLIFGILAIVGHIFPIYTNFKGGKGVATLLGMALAIEPEVALVCIGIFFVVLLASRYVSLGSMIAALAFPLLLLLPRFSPDTPLLIIFGFALFAVVVLTHQKNIRRLIHGEENKTYLLRNRRNRDH comes from the coding sequence TTGCTTTCTATCCTCTTCATCGTACTTGGCGCCATCGCTGCCTATCTCATTGGTTCATTCCCTACCGCCGTGTGGTTGGGTGAAGGTTACTACGGTATTGATGTACGCCATTACGGAAGTGGTAATGCGGGCGCAACCAATACCTTTCGGGTACTGGGCAAAAAGGCCGGCACTATCGTTATGCTACTGGACATCACCAAGGGGTTCACGGCAGCCCAGCTGGCATCTATTTTGGCGCTGATGGGTTGGGTGAATGCCGACTTCCTGACGTTCTATAAGCTCATCTTCGGCATCTTGGCTATTGTGGGGCACATATTCCCCATCTATACCAACTTCAAAGGCGGCAAGGGTGTAGCAACGCTGTTGGGCATGGCGCTGGCCATTGAGCCGGAAGTGGCGTTGGTGTGCATCGGAATCTTCTTTGTGGTATTGTTGGCCTCGCGCTACGTTTCTTTGGGTTCGATGATTGCCGCCCTGGCCTTTCCGTTGCTTTTACTCCTGCCGCGTTTCAGTCCTGATACCCCCTTGCTGATTATTTTTGGGTTCGCACTGTTTGCGGTGGTTGTGCTGACGCATCAGAAAAACATTCGCCGCCTGATTCACGGGGAGGAGAACAAAACCTATCTTCTCCGCAACCGCCGTAATCGAGATCATTAA
- the prmA gene encoding 50S ribosomal protein L11 methyltransferase — protein MEYTALHVQLAPDFADILVAELAQAGFDGFEENTTGFTAYGESQLIDMATVQEVLARYAAQTELTSLVEPIAKVNWNEAWERNFEPVVVGDQCIVRASFHVPMPEYAYEIVIDPKMSFGTGHHATTAMMLRYQLDIDHVGKRFLDVGCGTGILSIMAEKRGAAGGTAFDIEEWAVENTQENLALNDCHSVHVFCGEINRIAKDEQFEVVLANINRNIILAQLPQYVHHLKTGGILLLSGFYEMDIPELLHAANQLGLTLKQQQTLENWGCLMLKKPE, from the coding sequence TTGGAATACACCGCCTTACACGTTCAGCTTGCGCCTGATTTTGCCGACATCCTGGTGGCCGAATTGGCCCAGGCAGGGTTCGATGGATTTGAAGAAAACACCACCGGTTTTACGGCCTACGGCGAGTCGCAACTGATCGACATGGCAACGGTGCAGGAAGTGCTGGCGCGTTACGCTGCCCAAACCGAACTGACTTCGCTCGTAGAGCCCATTGCCAAGGTCAACTGGAACGAGGCCTGGGAACGGAATTTCGAGCCGGTGGTGGTAGGCGATCAGTGCATTGTTCGGGCTTCGTTTCATGTGCCCATGCCCGAATACGCGTACGAGATCGTGATCGATCCCAAAATGTCGTTCGGCACGGGACACCACGCGACCACCGCCATGATGCTGCGCTATCAACTGGACATCGACCACGTGGGCAAGCGTTTTCTGGACGTAGGGTGTGGCACGGGCATCCTGTCGATCATGGCAGAGAAGCGAGGCGCTGCCGGGGGCACTGCGTTCGATATAGAAGAGTGGGCCGTGGAAAATACCCAGGAGAATCTGGCGTTAAATGATTGTCACTCAGTACATGTGTTCTGTGGCGAGATCAATCGCATCGCGAAAGACGAACAGTTCGAGGTCGTGCTCGCCAACATCAACCGGAACATCATCCTGGCACAGTTGCCTCAGTATGTCCATCACCTGAAGACGGGAGGCATCTTGTTGCTCAGCGGCTTTTACGAAATGGATATTCCGGAGCTTCTGCACGCTGCCAATCAACTGGGGTTAACCTTGAAACAGCAGCAGACGCTGGAGAATTGGGGATGCCTGATGCTAAAAAAGCCCGAATAA
- a CDS encoding DUF6150 family protein translates to MSFHPAKLWSVALLALASVFILPASAQAQDTPAYCDFYGTVYFEKERRLADFTVYIEESEAFADLAVFQTDNRLFADRSGLWYVVEAPQLANYRVYVEKNKALADFTIYFTDTESFAGCMN, encoded by the coding sequence ATGTCCTTTCATCCCGCTAAGCTGTGGAGCGTCGCTTTGCTGGCGCTTGCCTCTGTTTTTATCCTGCCTGCCTCAGCGCAAGCGCAAGACACACCGGCCTACTGTGATTTTTACGGTACGGTCTATTTTGAGAAAGAGCGGCGTTTGGCCGATTTTACGGTCTATATAGAAGAGAGTGAGGCGTTTGCCGATCTGGCCGTCTTTCAAACAGACAACCGCCTCTTTGCCGATCGCAGCGGTCTTTGGTACGTGGTGGAAGCGCCGCAACTGGCCAACTACCGCGTCTACGTAGAAAAGAACAAAGCTTTAGCGGATTTTACGATCTATTTTACCGATACCGAATCGTTTGCCGGTTGTATGAACTAA
- the tpiA gene encoding triose-phosphate isomerase, which produces MRQKIVAGNWKMNKDAESAQSLASEVVNMVKDEVTSEVTVVMAPPFPFLSSTQRQIGDAAQVFLGAQNCYPKDSGAYTGEVSVPMLKSVGVTYVILGHSERREYFGEKDATIADKVDAVLAGGLVPIYCCGESLETREANDHEAFVSGQLDRELFHLDAEAIKKVVIAYEPIWAIGTGKTASPEQAQEMHATLRNHLAKKYGSEVANAISILYGGSVKPDNAAEIFAKPDVDGGLIGGASLKSRDFLEIVKAL; this is translated from the coding sequence ATGCGCCAGAAAATCGTTGCCGGTAACTGGAAAATGAATAAAGACGCTGAAAGTGCCCAGAGCCTCGCGTCCGAAGTTGTCAATATGGTTAAAGACGAAGTCACTTCTGAGGTGACGGTCGTCATGGCCCCGCCTTTTCCTTTTCTAAGTTCTACCCAACGGCAGATCGGCGATGCCGCCCAGGTATTTCTGGGCGCGCAAAACTGCTATCCGAAAGATTCCGGCGCCTACACCGGCGAAGTGTCCGTGCCCATGCTGAAGTCGGTCGGCGTGACCTACGTGATCCTGGGCCACAGCGAGCGTCGCGAATATTTTGGTGAGAAAGATGCAACCATCGCCGACAAAGTCGATGCTGTGCTGGCCGGTGGACTGGTGCCGATCTATTGCTGCGGCGAGTCGCTGGAAACGCGCGAAGCGAACGACCACGAAGCGTTTGTGAGCGGCCAGCTCGACCGGGAATTGTTCCATCTCGATGCGGAAGCCATCAAAAAGGTGGTCATCGCCTACGAACCCATCTGGGCCATCGGAACGGGCAAAACCGCCTCGCCCGAACAGGCGCAGGAAATGCACGCCACGTTGCGGAACCATTTGGCTAAAAAATACGGTTCCGAGGTCGCCAATGCGATCAGCATCCTGTACGGAGGGAGCGTGAAGCCCGACAATGCCGCCGAAATTTTCGCAAAACCTGACGTCGACGGTGGCCTGATTGGCGGCGCTTCCCTGAAATCGCGCGACTTTCTGGAAATTGTCAAAGCCCTTTGA
- the uvrA gene encoding excinuclease ABC subunit UvrA encodes MQEEAVLTPSLDELDPKEFIIIKGAKVHNLKNLSVAFPRNKLVVVTGLSGSGKSSLVFDTLFAEGQRMYVESLSSYARQFLGRMEKPEVEYIRGVSPAIAIEQKVNTRNPRSTVGTSTEIYDYLKLLFARIGVTYSPISGEVVRKDTVTDVVDYLLSLPEGTRVMVLAPLQLKEGRTLEEELKILLQQGFTRIQVQGEVRFIEEVLEKSEALANEGLFMLIDRAVIKHGDEQAEEDLQFRLADSVQTAFYEGNGACRIEAPGLESGETIRDFSDRFEADGMQFEEPSVNLFTFNNPYGACRTCEGFGKVLGIDPDLVIPNKNLSVYEGAIAPWRSEKQRREWLEPLLKKGIEFDFPIHRQYNELTPEQQELLWTGNRYFSGLHEFFRYVETQLHKVQYRVMLSRYRGKTTCPDCRGSRLRKDASYVRINGKSITDLVLMPVSVLRPFFDALELPEHQQKVARRLLAEVQNRLRYLEDVGLGYLTLNRLTNTLSGGEYQRIKLSTSLGSALVGSMYILDEPSIGLHPRDTKRLIGVLETLRDLGNTVIVVEHEEEVMRAADQLIDIGPDAGVHGGELMFQGTVAEMSSALNSHTARYLHNIDRITVPARRREWRDYLEVQGARENNLKNLDVKFPLGVLTVVTGVSGSGKSTLIKKILYPALAKHLGDSVSEQTGRFDGLAGSLSEITRVEFVDQNPIGKSSRSNPVTYVKAYDYIRNLYAEQPLAKQRGYKPAFFSFNVDGGRCEVCQGEGEVKIEMQFMADIYLTCESCHGKRFKQEVLEVKYRDKDIAEILDLTVDQAVDFFAKESKVVDRLRPLKEVGLGYIGLGQSSNTLSGGEAQRVKLASFLGKGSGAGANDRILFIFDEPTTGLHFHDIHQLLKAINALIEQGHTVVIIEHNMDVIKSADWIIDLGPEGGDAGGNITFQGTPEEMVTTLADNHTARFLEEKL; translated from the coding sequence ATGCAAGAAGAAGCCGTTCTTACCCCCTCTCTCGACGAACTCGATCCCAAAGAATTTATCATCATCAAAGGTGCTAAGGTCCACAACCTGAAGAACCTCTCGGTTGCGTTTCCACGTAACAAGCTGGTTGTGGTCACGGGCCTTTCCGGCTCGGGCAAATCCTCGCTTGTGTTCGATACGCTCTTCGCCGAAGGGCAGCGGATGTACGTGGAGAGCCTTTCCAGTTACGCCCGTCAGTTTCTGGGGCGGATGGAAAAACCCGAGGTAGAATACATCCGGGGCGTGTCGCCGGCCATTGCCATCGAGCAGAAAGTTAACACCCGCAACCCCCGCTCGACGGTCGGCACTTCGACCGAGATTTACGATTACCTGAAGTTGCTGTTCGCCCGCATCGGCGTGACGTATTCACCCATTAGCGGCGAAGTGGTGCGAAAAGATACCGTTACCGACGTAGTCGATTACCTGCTGTCGCTGCCCGAAGGGACACGTGTGATGGTGCTGGCACCCCTCCAGTTGAAAGAAGGGCGTACGTTGGAAGAAGAGCTGAAAATCTTGTTGCAGCAAGGCTTTACGCGGATTCAGGTACAGGGCGAAGTGCGCTTTATCGAAGAGGTACTGGAGAAAAGCGAAGCGCTGGCGAACGAAGGATTGTTCATGCTGATTGACCGGGCGGTGATAAAACACGGCGATGAGCAAGCCGAAGAGGATCTGCAATTTCGCCTGGCCGACTCGGTACAAACGGCCTTTTACGAGGGCAATGGCGCGTGCCGCATCGAAGCGCCCGGACTGGAATCGGGCGAGACCATCCGCGACTTTTCAGATCGGTTCGAAGCCGATGGCATGCAGTTCGAGGAGCCCAGCGTAAACCTCTTTACATTTAACAATCCCTACGGAGCCTGCCGTACCTGCGAGGGCTTCGGCAAAGTGTTGGGCATCGATCCTGATCTGGTCATCCCGAACAAAAATCTGTCAGTCTACGAAGGAGCCATTGCGCCGTGGCGTAGTGAAAAGCAGCGCCGTGAATGGCTGGAGCCGCTTCTGAAAAAAGGCATCGAGTTCGATTTCCCGATTCATCGGCAGTACAACGAACTGACGCCGGAACAGCAGGAACTGCTCTGGACCGGAAATCGGTATTTCAGTGGATTGCACGAATTTTTCCGCTACGTCGAGACGCAACTGCACAAAGTACAGTACCGCGTGATGCTCTCGCGTTATCGTGGCAAAACCACGTGTCCCGACTGCCGGGGCTCGCGCCTGCGCAAAGACGCCTCTTACGTCCGCATCAACGGCAAGTCGATCACCGATCTGGTGCTGATGCCGGTTTCTGTATTGCGCCCGTTCTTCGACGCGCTGGAATTGCCCGAACATCAGCAGAAAGTGGCGCGCCGCCTTCTGGCCGAAGTGCAGAACCGCCTCCGTTACCTGGAAGACGTCGGGTTAGGGTATCTGACACTCAACCGCCTGACCAACACGCTTTCGGGTGGAGAGTACCAGCGTATTAAACTGTCTACGTCGCTGGGAAGCGCCCTGGTCGGTTCCATGTACATTCTGGACGAACCCAGCATTGGCCTGCATCCGCGCGATACGAAGCGCCTCATCGGCGTGCTGGAAACGCTGCGCGATTTGGGCAACACGGTCATTGTGGTAGAACACGAAGAAGAAGTGATGCGGGCGGCCGATCAACTGATCGACATCGGGCCCGACGCGGGCGTACACGGCGGGGAACTGATGTTTCAGGGAACCGTAGCCGAGATGAGCAGCGCCCTGAATTCGCATACGGCGCGCTACCTCCACAACATCGACCGCATCACTGTGCCTGCCCGGCGGCGCGAGTGGCGCGACTACCTCGAAGTGCAGGGCGCGCGGGAAAACAACCTGAAAAACCTGGACGTCAAGTTTCCGCTCGGCGTGCTAACGGTCGTGACGGGCGTCAGCGGTTCGGGGAAATCGACCCTAATCAAGAAAATTCTGTATCCGGCGCTGGCCAAGCACCTAGGCGACTCGGTTTCGGAACAAACCGGGCGATTCGACGGCCTGGCCGGTAGTCTCAGCGAGATTACACGGGTGGAGTTTGTCGACCAGAACCCGATCGGCAAGTCGTCGCGCTCCAATCCGGTCACCTACGTCAAAGCCTACGATTACATCCGCAACCTGTATGCAGAGCAGCCGCTGGCGAAGCAGCGCGGCTACAAACCCGCCTTTTTCTCGTTCAACGTCGACGGTGGGCGGTGCGAAGTCTGCCAGGGCGAAGGCGAAGTCAAGATCGAGATGCAGTTCATGGCCGACATCTACCTGACGTGCGAAAGCTGCCACGGCAAGCGTTTCAAGCAGGAGGTGCTGGAAGTGAAATACCGCGACAAAGACATTGCCGAAATTCTGGACCTGACGGTCGATCAGGCAGTTGACTTTTTTGCCAAAGAGTCCAAAGTGGTGGACCGCCTGCGGCCGCTGAAAGAAGTCGGCCTCGGCTACATTGGCCTGGGCCAGTCGTCCAACACCCTTTCGGGCGGAGAAGCGCAGCGCGTCAAACTGGCTTCTTTCCTGGGCAAAGGCAGTGGTGCCGGGGCGAATGATCGTATTCTGTTCATTTTCGATGAGCCGACCACTGGTCTCCATTTTCACGACATTCACCAGCTGCTGAAGGCCATCAACGCCCTCATCGAACAGGGGCACACGGTCGTGATCATCGAGCACAACATGGACGTGATCAAATCGGCGGACTGGATCATCGACCTGGGGCCGGAAGGCGGCGACGCCGGTGGCAACATCACGTTCCAGGGTACGCCCGAAGAGATGGTCACCACACTGGCCGATAACCACACCGCCCGTTTTTTGGAAGAGAAGCTGTAG
- a CDS encoding alpha/beta fold hydrolase has protein sequence MSLLSYTDVGSGPTVVLLHGFCESRDVWAAWVAPLQNQFRFILLDLPGHGDNPPVAETSMEAMAEAVAALMQELTPEPFVLIGHSMGGYVALAFAEHYPERLCGLGLFHSTAYPDSAEKKEARNKTVRFLQEHGVQPFIDGFVHPLFHFKNRSRLTAEMDLLRTLGRQTPQESVMAAALAMRDRPDRRAVLQQAPFPVLFIAGRDDKAVDFDASRDQYWLPAEAYAQVLPETAHKGMFERPAETRAMVAGFATRCFATRSE, from the coding sequence ATGTCACTTCTCTCCTATACGGATGTAGGGTCTGGCCCGACGGTTGTCCTCCTCCACGGCTTCTGCGAAAGCCGAGACGTTTGGGCGGCGTGGGTAGCACCTTTGCAAAACCAGTTCCGCTTCATCCTGCTCGACCTGCCAGGGCACGGCGACAATCCGCCGGTGGCAGAAACGTCGATGGAAGCCATGGCCGAGGCGGTGGCGGCATTAATGCAGGAACTTACCCCGGAACCGTTTGTGCTGATCGGGCATTCGATGGGCGGCTACGTAGCGCTGGCTTTCGCCGAGCACTACCCGGAGCGGTTGTGCGGCCTGGGCCTGTTTCACTCCACCGCATATCCCGACTCGGCCGAGAAGAAAGAAGCACGCAACAAGACCGTGCGCTTTTTGCAGGAGCATGGCGTGCAGCCGTTCATCGACGGGTTTGTGCATCCGCTGTTTCACTTCAAAAACCGCAGCCGCCTCACCGCCGAAATGGACCTTCTGCGCACCCTCGGCAGGCAAACGCCTCAGGAAAGTGTCATGGCCGCCGCCCTGGCGATGCGCGACCGCCCCGACCGCCGCGCCGTGCTGCAACAAGCCCCCTTTCCGGTGTTGTTCATCGCCGGACGCGACGACAAAGCTGTCGATTTTGATGCCAGCCGTGACCAGTACTGGCTGCCGGCCGAGGCTTACGCACAGGTGCTTCCCGAAACGGCCCACAAAGGCATGTTTGAGCGCCCTGCCGAAACGCGGGCGATGGTAGCGGGCTTTGCGACGCGCTGTTTCGCTACTCGTTCAGAATGA
- a CDS encoding prohibitin family protein, which produces MNRRYVPVAIVAAIIFVGILLFSNATFVTIRPGERGLLFQRFGGGLDKEHVYAQGFHVIAPWNDMIVYNVQKQENQEQMDVLSSNGLAINVDFSIRYRPIESKLGFLHEEIGPEYLQKVVIPEVRASARRVIGKYTPEELYSTKREAIQQDIEAETRQILVQNFVDLDALLIRSIQLPDKIKQAIERKLEQEQQAQEYEFRLVKEQKEAERKQIEAKGIQEFQRIVTEGISDKLLKWKGIEATQELAKSENSKMVIIGGGNDGLPVILNE; this is translated from the coding sequence ATGAACCGACGTTATGTACCCGTTGCCATCGTGGCAGCAATAATTTTTGTGGGCATTCTCCTTTTTTCTAACGCCACCTTCGTGACGATCCGCCCCGGCGAACGGGGGCTTCTGTTTCAGCGCTTTGGTGGCGGGCTGGACAAAGAACACGTCTACGCCCAGGGCTTTCACGTCATTGCGCCCTGGAACGACATGATCGTCTACAACGTCCAGAAACAGGAAAACCAGGAGCAGATGGATGTGCTTTCTTCAAACGGACTGGCGATCAACGTGGATTTTTCCATTCGCTACCGGCCCATTGAGTCGAAACTGGGGTTTCTGCACGAAGAGATTGGCCCCGAGTATCTGCAGAAAGTCGTGATTCCGGAGGTACGGGCGTCGGCGCGTCGCGTCATCGGGAAATATACGCCGGAAGAGTTGTACTCGACCAAACGCGAAGCCATTCAACAAGACATCGAAGCGGAAACGCGTCAGATTTTGGTGCAGAATTTTGTCGACCTGGACGCGTTACTGATTCGTTCCATTCAGTTGCCTGACAAAATCAAACAGGCCATTGAGCGGAAACTGGAGCAAGAGCAGCAGGCGCAGGAGTACGAGTTCCGGTTGGTGAAAGAACAAAAAGAAGCGGAGCGTAAACAGATCGAAGCCAAAGGCATTCAGGAGTTTCAGCGCATCGTGACCGAAGGCATTTCCGATAAGCTGTTGAAGTGGAAAGGCATTGAAGCGACGCAGGAGCTGGCCAAATCGGAGAACTCAAAGATGGTGATCATCGGTGGGGGCAACGACGGTCTGCCTGTCATTCTGAACGAGTAG
- a CDS encoding AI-2E family transporter, with protein MQKLYPTLVRLTVALLFLILLVFALTQARNVLYPLALAILFAYLLRPVAEFLERLRVPRIAANLLSILLMAAVVGSVFFFLYNQFSVFTDDFPLLKEQAKANIHRLEMGIEATLGISTHQQHAWLTEQSDAFFNPESGQRMLKFFSATTSTLVAIFLIPVYIFFLLYYRDKFREFVLQIAPARHHPTTLQTLEEISTVTARYMGGLVMVVAILCVLNSTGLMLIGIRYPILFGIVSAMINFIPYFGTLAGGSIPFLFALLLEDSPRYALWVALFFLLVQFLENNILTPNIVGGQVSINPLFIILSLLVGAALWGIPGMFVIVPYLAMFKIVCDHVERLRPVSYLISTHGTEKHALTWAKIKSVFVRNTARS; from the coding sequence ATGCAAAAGCTCTACCCCACCCTGGTGCGGCTCACCGTAGCCCTGCTTTTTCTGATTCTGCTGGTGTTTGCCCTGACGCAGGCCCGCAACGTACTTTATCCGCTGGCGCTGGCGATTTTGTTTGCGTACCTGTTACGCCCCGTCGCCGAGTTTCTGGAGCGCCTGCGCGTCCCCCGCATTGCGGCCAATTTGCTCAGCATTCTGCTGATGGCCGCGGTGGTGGGCAGTGTCTTTTTCTTTCTCTACAACCAGTTCAGCGTTTTTACGGACGATTTTCCACTGTTGAAGGAACAGGCGAAAGCGAACATTCATCGCCTGGAAATGGGCATTGAGGCGACGCTTGGCATTTCAACCCACCAGCAACACGCCTGGCTGACCGAACAATCCGATGCTTTTTTCAACCCGGAGAGCGGCCAACGCATGCTTAAGTTTTTCAGCGCGACGACCAGCACCCTGGTCGCCATCTTTCTGATTCCGGTCTACATTTTTTTCCTGTTGTATTACCGGGATAAGTTCCGCGAGTTTGTCCTGCAAATCGCTCCTGCGCGACATCACCCCACGACCCTGCAGACCCTGGAAGAGATTTCGACCGTCACGGCCCGTTACATGGGCGGACTGGTCATGGTCGTGGCCATTTTGTGCGTGCTGAACTCGACGGGCCTGATGCTGATCGGCATTCGGTACCCCATTTTGTTCGGAATTGTTTCGGCGATGATCAACTTCATCCCCTACTTCGGCACCCTGGCCGGCGGCAGCATTCCGTTTCTGTTCGCGCTGTTGCTGGAAGATTCGCCTCGCTATGCCTTGTGGGTTGCGCTGTTTTTTCTGCTGGTTCAGTTTCTGGAAAACAACATCCTGACGCCCAACATCGTGGGTGGGCAGGTCAGCATCAACCCCTTGTTCATCATCCTCAGCCTGCTGGTCGGCGCGGCCCTCTGGGGCATTCCCGGTATGTTTGTGATCGTGCCTTATCTGGCCATGTTCAAAATCGTTTGCGACCACGTCGAGCGGCTACGCCCGGTTTCGTACCTGATCAGCACGCACGGCACGGAGAAGCACGCGCTGACGTGGGCCAAGATCAAAAGCGTGTTTGTACGGAACACAGCCCGCTCTTAA
- a CDS encoding ABC transporter ATP-binding protein: MAILNGRSNGNAARNGQSDADSLTLRQRFEAFKNLPAFFKMIWHTRPAYAGGNVALRVIKSAVPPAVLYVGKLIIDEVVALTQDSGSVQWLLTLLALEFGLAILSDLLNRAINLLDSLLGDLFANASSIRLMEHAAELDLTQFEDSEFYDKLERARRQTVGRTVLMSQTLSQFQDVVTMAFLAVGLVAFNPWLILLLVIAVIPAFVGESYFNERSYSLVRNWTPERRELDYLRFTGASDETAKEVKMFGLSGFLVDRFRHLSDRFYHENRKIAVKRAWWGLLFSALGTAGYYGAYVFIVLRTVSGEISIGDLTFLAGSFQRMRTLLEGVLNRFNSVSEGALYLNDFFEFFQLQPRIRRLVGARSFPRPIQQGFTFENVGFRYEGSNKWAIRHLDFHLRAGEKMALVGENGAGKTTLVKLLGRLYDPTEGRILLDGIDLREYDPAEVRANIGVIFQDFVKFQFTAADNIAVGQIEDRLTRPKIETAAALSLADTVIAGLPEQYEQKIGRRFGGVDLSGGQWQKIALGRAYMRDAQLLILDEPTAALDARAEYEVFERFADLTRGKTAVLISHRFSTVRMADRILVLEGGRVLELGTHEALLQQNGRYAELFNLQAQGYR, translated from the coding sequence ATGGCAATTCTAAACGGGCGTTCGAACGGGAACGCCGCACGCAACGGGCAGTCCGATGCAGACTCGTTGACCTTACGCCAGCGGTTCGAGGCGTTCAAAAATCTTCCCGCTTTTTTCAAGATGATCTGGCACACCCGCCCCGCCTATGCAGGGGGGAACGTCGCGCTGCGTGTCATCAAATCGGCAGTACCCCCGGCGGTGCTGTACGTCGGCAAGCTGATCATCGACGAGGTGGTAGCCCTGACGCAGGACAGCGGTTCGGTCCAGTGGCTCCTGACCCTACTGGCGCTGGAGTTTGGCCTGGCGATCTTGTCCGATCTGCTCAACCGGGCCATCAATCTGCTCGATAGCCTGCTCGGCGATCTGTTTGCCAATGCTTCGTCGATTCGCCTGATGGAGCACGCGGCAGAACTGGACCTGACCCAGTTCGAGGATTCAGAGTTTTACGACAAGTTGGAGCGGGCCCGGCGGCAAACTGTCGGGCGTACTGTCCTGATGTCGCAGACCCTGAGTCAGTTTCAGGATGTGGTGACGATGGCGTTTTTGGCCGTGGGGCTGGTCGCCTTCAATCCGTGGCTTATTCTGCTGTTGGTTATTGCGGTGATTCCCGCTTTCGTGGGGGAGTCTTACTTCAACGAGCGGAGCTATTCGCTGGTGCGGAACTGGACCCCCGAACGTCGTGAGCTGGACTACCTGCGGTTTACGGGGGCGTCGGACGAGACCGCCAAAGAAGTAAAGATGTTTGGCCTTTCCGGATTTCTGGTCGACCGCTTCCGGCACTTGTCGGATCGATTTTACCACGAAAACCGGAAAATTGCAGTGAAGCGTGCCTGGTGGGGGCTGCTTTTCTCGGCCCTAGGCACGGCCGGCTACTACGGTGCCTACGTCTTTATCGTGCTGCGTACGGTGAGTGGTGAAATCAGCATCGGGGATCTGACGTTCCTGGCCGGTTCGTTTCAGCGCATGCGTACCCTGCTGGAAGGAGTGCTGAACCGCTTCAACAGTGTGTCGGAAGGCGCTTTGTACCTCAACGACTTCTTCGAGTTTTTCCAGCTGCAGCCCCGCATCCGGCGGTTGGTCGGTGCGCGTTCGTTTCCTCGTCCCATTCAGCAAGGGTTTACGTTCGAAAACGTAGGGTTCCGCTACGAAGGCAGCAACAAGTGGGCCATCCGCCATCTGGATTTTCACCTGCGTGCGGGCGAAAAGATGGCGCTGGTGGGTGAAAATGGCGCGGGTAAAACTACCCTTGTCAAGCTCTTGGGGAGGCTGTACGACCCGACTGAAGGACGCATTTTGCTCGACGGCATTGACCTGCGCGAATACGATCCTGCCGAAGTACGCGCCAACATCGGGGTGATTTTCCAGGATTTCGTCAAATTTCAGTTCACCGCGGCCGATAACATTGCAGTGGGGCAGATCGAAGACCGACTCACTCGTCCTAAGATTGAAACCGCCGCCGCCCTGAGTTTGGCCGATACGGTGATTGCCGGTTTGCCGGAGCAGTACGAACAGAAAATCGGTCGCCGGTTTGGGGGCGTCGACCTTTCGGGAGGACAGTGGCAGAAAATTGCACTGGGCCGGGCCTACATGCGCGATGCGCAGTTGCTGATCCTCGACGAGCCTACGGCCGCGCTCGATGCCCGCGCCGAATACGAGGTGTTCGAGCGCTTTGCGGACCTGACCCGCGGCAAAACCGCCGTCCTGATTTCGCACCGCTTTTCGACCGTGCGCATGGCCGACCGTATTCTGGTGTTGGAAGGCGGCCGCGTACTGGAGTTGGGCACCCACGAAGCGCTTCTGCAGCAAAATGGCCGCTATGCCGAACTGTTCAACCTCCAGGCGCAGGGGTATCGTTAA